The genome window ATTCCCACTACTTTTCttccaaaaaaacaaaccaagaaaaattgaattatgagGTGAGGTCAGAGTCATGGAATTGTATTTTGAACTCTTTATACAAAGATGAGAAAGGACAAGTCGTCCTATTTTTCTCTACTTTTCCTGCAATTCCTTTTACGTGTAAAATCTTACACAAAGTTGATTCCCTCCTGCTATATATCTGCCCAAGCCAAAGGACAAccaataaacaaatataaatatcaataatGCAATCAAACAATCGTTTTAAAGTCCCATGCTCCATCTCCCTCCTTTTTggtacaaaaaaaaagtaatgaaTTTTTGTCTGATTTTTTCCAACATGAGTTATTGTAAACTACATAATACAAACGCATCTAGGTTTTGGAATCTCTGCGCAGACAACTCTCTTCTgctgcttctctctcttcaacctCGTGAAAACGCTGTCGTTTTGATTGgtatgacgacgacgacgcCGTTCGGAGCTGCGAACGCGGCGGTGCTGGGGGAGCCCAAGGCTCAGATTGCTAGGTATCAGGGGCTGAGGTCAGCAAACTCGCTTGGTTTCACCAGAAGCCGACACGCGCCGATCTCGTCAGCTTCTTCTTCGCTCATTCGCGCCGATCTGGAGTGCTGGAGTTATCCTGTATATTTTACTTTGCGGTGTTCCACCTTTCTGGGCAGGTTTGTCTCTTTTACCagtatttatattttgattcttTACAACTTGTATAGGAGTTAAAGTGGAAAAGGGATGTAGAAAATAATACTCCCATTGGAATGTTTTGCTTATCAAATATCTCTGATTGAGATCATCCTGAACAAAAGTGTGCCTGCTGGTGTACTTGCTCATATTATTAGTATTTGCTTCTCATAGTTTCAAAACTTTTTTCCTGTAGAAACTGAACAAGGGGTAGCACAAGCAATTATTCGATCTGTCATTGATTTCAAGAGGGATCCTTGGCCAAGAGTTTCTGATAATGCGAAGGACCTGGTAAAGAAAATGCTTGATCCTGATCCAAAAAGGCGGCTGACTGCCCAGGAAGTGCTTGGTAATTACAGTAATATGATATCTTATACAATTGAAAGAGCCTTATATGACAAGTTCTTACCAACTCTTTCTGTGTAGATCATACTTGGATACAAAATGCCAAGAAGGCCCCAAATGTCCCACTTGGTGAGACTGTGAGAGCAAGGCTGAAACAATTTTCCATAATGAACAAGCTGAAGAAAAGAGCCCTTGGGGTAATGTTTTTTAGTTTACTTTTCATTATAAAGTTATTGATGTCCCATAGTTACAGAAATGTTGGCTACTTGTATCTTGTGTGAAAGTTGCCCTATATGCTATGTCTGaacttttgaatattttatacaTAGGTTATAGCCGAGCATTTGTCAGTTGAGGAAGTAGCTGGCATAAAAGAGGCATTTCAAATGATGGACACTGGCAACAAGGGCAAAGTAACCATAGAAGAGCTTCGAAGTGG of Prunus dulcis chromosome 4, ALMONDv2, whole genome shotgun sequence contains these proteins:
- the LOC117625529 gene encoding calcium-dependent protein kinase 8-like; the encoded protein is MSKVTVANTPHKNTIALNQCSKSVTTQGQQTRLVSPEADTRRSRQLLLRSFAPIWSAGVILYILLCGVPPFWAETEQGVAQAIIRSVIDFKRDPWPRVSDNAKDLVKKMLDPDPKRRLTAQEVLDHTWIQNAKKAPNVPLGETVRARLKQFSIMNKLKKRALGVIAEHLSVEEVAGIKEAFQMMDTGNKGKVTIEELRSGVQQLGQQIPDPDLQILMEAADVDGDGALNYGEFVAVTVHLKRMANDEHLHKAFAFFDQNQSGFIEIEELRNALNDDVDAGGEEVIHAIMHDVDTDKHQELQYYLFLVSQPLLLLKKILLELRVPRQTRMITWKQVYQSMVKLNS